The Fulvivirga ligni genome window below encodes:
- a CDS encoding VCBS repeat-containing protein yields MNIKNYLFAILVFIIICSCQEKDEPSAQFELLTEDYTGVNFSNDLTESTQLNIFSYLYFYNGGGIAAGDLNGDGLHDLYFTANQINNKLYLNKGNFKFQDITELAHVEGKKGWTTGVTMADVNADGKLDIYVSQLGDFQNIRGKNQLYINQGNDENGVPKFKDMAKEYGLDLIGFSTQAAFFDYDLDGDLDMYMLNHSVHSNGTFVRSDIRGEIHPLAGDKLMRNDNGVFVDVSAESGIYSSALGYGLGISIGDLNWDGYPDIYVGNDFHENDYLYMNNGDGTFSEQLEKSIGHTSRFSMGNDIADINNDGLLDIISLDMLPEDPIMLKSSAAEDPFNIYNYKLRYGYGYQFARNSLQLNRGNNHFSEIGLLANIAATDWSWSGLIADLDLDGYKDIYVANGIKRRSNDLDYINYVSSEAVQRRLEGDISDKDLALVEQMPVVKIPNYAFKNNKNLTFENVSKLWGLNQESFSNGAVYADLDNDGDLDIICNNVDQPAFIYKNHVIDQNSSPKAKYLKIKLVGSDKNTLGIGTKIMIPLTDGQQIVHEVYTTRGYQSAVPAEIILGLGQKETIDSLYVIWPNKSFQLLKQVESNQTLTIKQSDANEQYNYDKAQSHVFEDYSDSLSLSYVHKENKFIEFNREALVPHMSSTEGPKLAVGDVNGDGKDDFFVGGAKWQRANLFLQTDEGFKLSNQPALDKDSLNEDIGSLLVDVDNDKDLDLIVVSGGNEFREGDEALQLRLYSNNGKGEFSRKNDFINVTVTGSTVVAADYDKDGDIDLFVGGRVVPWNYGKTPESFLLQNDGKGNFTDITPPALKEIGMVKDASWSDMDGDGTLDLVVVGEWFPITIFYNIDNKLTPGQEDSFEGSNGWWNTVLTADIDHDGDMDLICGNLGLNTKLKASIDQPISLYVKDYDKNGKLDHLLYYYLHDKKYLFATKDELGGQLTAIKNKYVSYAEFAKAADKGDVIKSSDLEDAKHLSVYEMRSGIFLNNGDDGFSFEPLPIEAQMSPINSIYTFDYNHDGWLDFVFGGNFYENNIQLGRNDADYGLLVENNNGKLISIPNQISGLSITGQVRDIKSLNFKEDKLIVIARNAESLKILRLSKDK; encoded by the coding sequence ATGAATATTAAAAACTACTTATTCGCAATTTTAGTATTTATTATCATTTGCTCCTGCCAAGAGAAAGATGAGCCAAGCGCACAATTTGAGCTTCTAACTGAAGATTATACAGGTGTTAATTTCAGCAATGATTTAACGGAAAGCACCCAACTAAACATCTTTTCTTATCTCTATTTCTATAACGGTGGTGGTATTGCAGCCGGAGATTTAAATGGGGATGGCCTGCACGACTTATATTTTACTGCTAATCAAATCAATAATAAGCTTTATTTAAATAAGGGAAATTTTAAGTTTCAGGATATTACTGAATTGGCTCATGTAGAAGGAAAAAAGGGCTGGACAACTGGCGTAACTATGGCTGACGTTAATGCTGATGGTAAATTAGATATATATGTTAGTCAGCTAGGAGATTTCCAAAATATACGTGGTAAGAATCAGCTATATATTAATCAAGGAAATGATGAAAATGGTGTGCCAAAGTTCAAAGATATGGCTAAGGAATATGGACTTGATTTAATAGGATTCTCCACACAGGCTGCCTTCTTTGACTATGATTTAGATGGAGATCTAGACATGTATATGCTTAACCATTCGGTGCATTCAAATGGCACTTTCGTTAGATCAGATATTCGTGGCGAAATTCATCCTCTAGCCGGCGACAAACTGATGCGCAATGACAATGGCGTTTTTGTAGATGTCAGTGCTGAGAGTGGAATATATAGTAGTGCCTTAGGATACGGTTTAGGTATAAGCATCGGCGATCTGAACTGGGATGGATATCCTGACATATATGTTGGTAATGACTTCCATGAAAATGACTATCTCTACATGAACAATGGTGATGGCACCTTCTCTGAGCAGTTAGAAAAAAGTATTGGCCATACCAGTAGGTTTTCCATGGGTAACGATATCGCTGATATTAACAATGACGGTTTACTGGATATTATATCATTGGATATGCTACCCGAAGACCCTATTATGTTGAAGTCATCGGCGGCAGAGGATCCATTTAATATCTATAATTATAAACTCCGTTATGGTTATGGATACCAGTTCGCTAGAAATTCCCTACAATTAAACCGTGGTAATAATCATTTCAGTGAGATAGGTCTTTTGGCAAATATTGCGGCTACTGACTGGAGTTGGTCCGGTTTAATTGCTGATTTAGACCTAGATGGTTATAAAGATATATATGTAGCTAACGGAATAAAGAGGCGCTCCAATGATTTAGACTATATAAACTATGTATCCAGTGAGGCCGTTCAGAGAAGACTTGAAGGAGATATTAGCGATAAAGATTTAGCTCTGGTTGAGCAAATGCCTGTGGTAAAGATCCCAAACTATGCATTTAAGAATAATAAGAATTTGACCTTTGAGAATGTGTCTAAACTTTGGGGATTAAACCAAGAGTCTTTTTCTAATGGAGCTGTTTATGCGGATCTTGATAACGATGGGGATTTAGACATCATTTGTAATAATGTAGATCAACCCGCATTCATTTATAAAAACCATGTCATAGATCAGAACTCAAGCCCTAAAGCTAAATATTTAAAAATCAAGCTAGTTGGATCAGATAAAAACACACTTGGAATAGGCACAAAAATAATGATCCCTTTAACTGATGGACAGCAAATTGTCCATGAAGTATACACTACCCGAGGTTATCAATCTGCTGTTCCTGCTGAGATAATCTTAGGTTTAGGACAAAAAGAAACAATTGATTCCTTGTATGTAATATGGCCAAACAAATCCTTCCAGCTACTCAAACAAGTTGAGTCCAATCAAACGCTTACAATTAAGCAATCTGATGCCAATGAACAGTATAATTATGATAAAGCACAAAGTCATGTTTTTGAGGATTATTCTGACAGTCTTTCATTATCATATGTTCATAAAGAAAATAAATTTATTGAATTTAATAGAGAAGCTTTAGTTCCTCATATGTCATCCACTGAAGGCCCTAAACTGGCAGTTGGCGATGTGAATGGTGATGGGAAAGATGATTTCTTTGTTGGTGGAGCTAAATGGCAGAGAGCGAATTTATTCCTTCAAACCGATGAAGGGTTCAAATTATCAAATCAGCCAGCCTTGGATAAGGATAGCTTAAATGAAGATATAGGCTCACTCTTAGTTGATGTTGACAATGACAAAGATTTGGATCTTATTGTGGTAAGTGGGGGGAATGAATTTAGAGAAGGGGATGAAGCCCTTCAATTAAGGCTTTATTCAAATAACGGGAAAGGCGAATTTAGTCGCAAGAATGATTTTATAAATGTAACAGTAACAGGTTCCACTGTAGTCGCAGCCGATTATGATAAAGATGGAGACATAGACTTATTCGTAGGAGGAAGAGTTGTGCCGTGGAATTATGGAAAAACACCAGAAAGTTTTTTACTTCAAAATGATGGCAAAGGAAATTTCACGGACATCACACCTCCGGCACTAAAGGAAATAGGAATGGTAAAGGATGCATCTTGGTCAGATATGGATGGAGATGGAACATTAGATCTAGTAGTTGTAGGAGAATGGTTTCCTATTACCATTTTTTACAACATTGATAATAAATTGACGCCCGGACAAGAAGATTCATTCGAAGGAAGTAATGGCTGGTGGAACACAGTGTTGACAGCAGATATAGATCATGATGGTGACATGGATTTAATCTGCGGTAATCTAGGCTTAAATACCAAGCTGAAAGCAAGCATTGACCAGCCTATCTCACTGTATGTGAAAGACTACGATAAAAACGGTAAACTGGATCATTTGCTCTATTATTATCTGCATGATAAAAAATACCTTTTTGCCACAAAAGACGAATTAGGCGGTCAACTAACGGCCATCAAAAACAAGTATGTAAGCTATGCTGAGTTTGCAAAGGCGGCGGATAAGGGAGATGTTATTAAATCATCTGATCTCGAAGATGCCAAGCATCTTTCTGTTTATGAAATGCGATCTGGTATATTTTTAAATAATGGTGATGACGGTTTTAGTTTTGAACCTTTACCCATTGAGGCACAAATGTCTCCCATAAATAGCATATATACATTTGACTATAATCATGATGGATGGCTAGACTTCGTTTTTGGTGGTAATTTTTATGAAAACAATATTCAATTAGGAAGAAACGATGCTGACTATGGTTTGCTAGTTGAGAACAATAATGGGAAGTTGATTTCAATTCCTAATCAAATTAGTGGTCTATCAATAACAGGCCAGGTGAGAG